GCCCCTTTTTATGCAACTATCCGTAAGCACACGGCCGATTTCTCAGCTTCGATGGAAATCGAGGGGTTTTTACTTTGGCTGACGGAAGGCAGGGATGGACTCGCTAAAGAAATAGGATGGATTCCACATCTAATGCTTCGACTTTGCTCAGCATCCGTGCGGAATGAAAAGAAAGGGTCACCTTGAATCCACTTCGAGAACGTTTCACCTCAACTACCCAATCGTCATTTCGACCAACGGGAGAAATTTAAACCCCATTGACGGGATTTCTCAATCGTCGTTACACTCCTCATTTCGAAATGACATAGAAAATTTGAACCCCACCCTAAACTCTCGCTCTGAGTAATCTACGGTTGCTTTATCAAACCATCCAACAACCCCCGAACCTTTTTACTGTTCCAATTGGCGGCCCCTTTTTCCTTGATCAGGATATTCCCTTCGGCATCAATGATATAATTCGTCGGGAGGCTACTGGATTGCAACACCTCGGGAACTTCAGTAAGTGGATGGAAAACAGGAAGTTGAATTCCTTTTTTCGATAGAAACCGTTGCACCACTTCCGGATTTTCATAAGTGACCAGGACAAAATCCACCGCATCCCCATAGTCCTGGTACAAAGCTTCAATACTGGGCAATTCGGCAATGCAGGGAGCGCACCAGGTCGCCCAAAAGCTCAAAAAGGTAATACGTCCGTCCCCAATACGTCGCGTCGCTTCCTTACCTTCCAAATCCCGAAGGGAATAAGTAAAGGCAGCAACCGAATCCGCCTCCTTGGTGGTATGCACCCCAGGGGACCAAATGGCGACTTTTAAACGGTTGATTCCCACCTGAATCGGTTTTCTGGTTTGGGGAATGATAAGTAGTACGACAAAAAGCCCAAAGGCCCAATCGCTCCAGCCTATCTTTCTAAGGAATGGAAATCGTGGTTTCATTGGTGGGTTTGTCGCTTACCGCATCATTCATTACAGCACCACATGTTTGTGTTCCAGTAACATCCCAAAACTTACATGCTGGAGTGCCTTCTCA
The sequence above is a segment of the Muricauda sp. SCSIO 64092 genome. Coding sequences within it:
- a CDS encoding TlpA family protein disulfide reductase, translating into MKPRFPFLRKIGWSDWAFGLFVVLLIIPQTRKPIQVGINRLKVAIWSPGVHTTKEADSVAAFTYSLRDLEGKEATRRIGDGRITFLSFWATWCAPCIAELPSIEALYQDYGDAVDFVLVTYENPEVVQRFLSKKGIQLPVFHPLTEVPEVLQSSSLPTNYIIDAEGNILIKEKGAANWNSKKVRGLLDGLIKQP